CGACAGCATCATTTCCGGCGCGCGAAATGGCATCGAGATCGGTGGCGATGCCGGCTTGAGTACTCCCGACACCCTGACCCTGAACAATACTCATGTCGAAGGCCTCAACGGCTCGGCCATCGTCGTCGATACGTTGGGCCTGGGGGCAACCACAGCCAATATCTCGGTCAATAATGGCTCCACGCTGTCGGCCAGCAACGGCATCCTGATGGACGTTCGCAGAGGCGCCGAAGGCAATCTTCAGGTCAGCGCCAGCACACTGGTGGGCGATATCGTCGCCGACGACAGCAGCACCGCCAACGTCAACCTGAGCAACGCCGCGACCCTGACGGGCAACCTGGTGAATGTGCAGAACCTGGGCATCGACAGCAACGCCCGTTGGGTCATGGTCGGGGATGGCGAAGTCGAGAACCTGGTCATGAATGGCGGGGCGATCCAGTTCGGTAACCCGGGCGAGTTCTTCAAGTTGACCGTCGACACGCTGTCGGGTAGCGGCGGTACGTTCTACATGCACACCGACTTCACGACCGGCCAGGTCGACACCCTGACCGTGAACGGCGCGGCCACCGGCGACCATACCATCGCCATCGATTCCAGTGGCTCGGAGCCGGTGGGTGCCGGAGCCATCCCGGTGGTGCATATCGGCAGCGGCGACGCGACGTTCAGCTTGGCCGGTGGTGAAGTGGACCTCGGGGCGTATTCCTACGACCTCATCCAACAGGGCAACAACGACTGGTACCTCAATACCGCCTCGCGGACGATCAGCCCGGGCACGCGCTCGGTGATCGCGCTGTTCAACGCCGCGCCTACCGTTTGGTACGGTGAGCTCAGTTCCCTGCGCAGCCGCATGGGCGAAGTGCGCATGGACCATGGCAAGGCCGGTGGCTGGATTCGTGCCTACGGCAACAAGTTCGATGTCAGCGCCAGCTCCGGCGTGGCTTACAAGCAGGTACAGCAGGGGCTGTCGTTCGGCGCGGACGCGCCTTTGCCAATAGGCGATGGTCAGTGGTTGGTGGGCGTGCTCGGCGGCTACAGCAAGTCCGACCTGGATATGAGCCGTGGTACCAGTGCAACCGTCGACAGCTTCTATCTGGGCGCCTACACCACCTGGATCGACGAACACAGTGGCTACTACTTCGACGGCGTACTCAAGTTCAACCGCTTCCAGAACGAGTCCGATGTGCAACTGAGCGACGGTCGCAAGACCAAGGGCGAATACGACAGCCACGCCGTTGGTACTTCCCTGGAATTGGGTCGGCATATCAAGCTGGCGGATGATTATTTCGTCGAGCCGTTCACGCAACTGTCCGGTGTGGTCATCCAGGGCAAGGATTACGACCTGGACAACGGTCTTTCCGCCGAAGGCAGCCGCAGCCACTCGCTGTTGGCCAAGGCCGGGGCCACTGCAGGGCGTAATTTCAAGTGGGACGACAAGGTCGTGCAACCCTACGTTCGCGCTGCCTATGTGCATGAATTTGCCAACAACAACGACGTGAAGGTCAACGACAACCGATTCAACAACGACCTGTCGGGCTCGCGCGGTGAGTTGGGTCTCGGCGTTGCCATGAGTGTGACCGAAAAAGTCTCGATCCATGCCGACTTCGATTACAGCAACGGTAACAAGATCGAACAGCCGTGGGGTGCCAACGTGGGCGTGCGCTATCTCTGGTAGGGCCGGCTGACCGGGCGGGCCTGCCAGGTCGATTCGGCATTTTCCCTTTGCGGCATTCGAGTGTTCATCATGATTTTGCCCCCCGGGCCTGGGGGGCTGATATTCAGCGACGGAGCACATGATCAATGTCATCGACCAAGCCCACCCGGCTCGACCCCACCATGACCGCCCCTTGGACATGGCCCGAACCACTGGCCGACATGCCTGGTGGAGAGCGTAACCTGCTGCATCGCACGGCCTGGAGCGACCCGGCCAATCCATTGAGAGTCCAGTTAAGGCCCTGGTATAGCGACCCGCCGCCATCGGGGACTGAGCGAGTCGATGTTTTTCTGGATGAGGATGAAAGCAATATCATCGGGTTCCGGGAATGGACCTTGCCCATGGCGGAGGATGATTATTATGTTCCCATCGGTGCCGACAAGTTGCCCGAAGGCAGGCATACGCTCAGCTTCATCATGACCAACTACCTGGACGTGCCGGCGCGATCGTTTCCGTTCACGGTGACTGTCGACAAGACGCCGCCAGTGCTGGCGGGTGACAGCAAACTGATTTTCCCTTCCGAAGTCCTTCCGCCCAATAAACTCACTGCCCGTTACCTCGAAATGAACGGGGATGAGGTGAAGGCAGATCTCCCGCTGTATACGGACCCCCGACCCTGGGACCAAATCACCTGGTACTTGGGCGCCACGCCCGGTACCCAGGACCAGGGAGGTGTGATCGAGCTGGATGACCGCAACTATGCCGATCCGGTGGTTGTCACGATCCCGGGGGATCTGATCCGGAACAGGGGCGATGGCTGGCGGTATGTGTGGTATCAGGCGCAGGACCGCGCGGGTAATCAGAGTCTGCGTTCCGAGCCGGTTGAGCTGAGTGTCGATGCCACGCCGATCCCGCGCACGTTGCCACCTTCCAAGGTCAAGGAAGCCAATGGCGGGGCTTCGGGCGGCGTACTGAGCCCACTGGATGCGGTCAATGGCGTGACGGTAACCATTCCGACGGAGGCGGTCATTTACGACGGCGAGGGCGTGTTCGTGCAATGGGCCGAGGCGGGTACCGTGGGGGCGTTTCGTACCGACGTTCCGAACCCGGCAGGCTCACGGGACTATAAGATCCCGAACGACAAAATCGCCCAGCATCTGGGCAAGACGATCCCCGTGAATTACGAGGTATTCGAGCCCGGCATTGCCCTGCCGCACAAGTCGAACAACTACAGCTTGCGAGTCGAGGAGTTGAGTGGCTTGCCCACTATTCAATGCGACAAGGTAACCGGTGGCAGGTTGGTTCTGGGGGATATTGCGCAGGGGGGGTATGCCAGCTTCACTCTCCAGCGTTGGACCTTCATGGCCATCGACCAATACCTTACGATCGAGGTAAGGGGCGTCGACAGCGGCAATCAGCTGGTCAGGATTCCTGTACTGACCGAATCCCCGGTTCCGGAAGTGGCTCAGGTTATCCCTGCCGGGCGAATTTCAAAGACTGACCTGCAACGTTTCAAGATTGGTGGAGCGCTTGAAGTGCGGGTGAGTGTGAGCTTCGACACCAAGCAGACGTGGAAGAGTTTTCCGATGTTGACGCCGACATTGGTGGCTTGAGGTGGGGCTTCGATCGGGTTGGTAGCGCTAAACTTCGGCGGCAAAACAGAGCGTTTTGTCGCCGAAGTTTATAGGGGGTTAGGCCCGGACGACCGGGACGCCCTGAATCGCAGTCCTTACAGACCAGTGTTGGAGCGGTTTTAAACGACCCCTTTGCCAGTTGCCAACGACGCGTCCCATCTCGTCAATATAGGAATTGACATCCCTGGTGACGGGGCCGGGTGCGGAACTCCTGGCGACGGGGTTGGCGCTGAGCTGCGACTGAACTACATCGCGAGAATTTGCATTGCGCCCCACGGCCTCGGTACCAGTGGCACGCCGAGGCAAGACCGCGCGGGGAATGCGGATTCTAGCTTTTTCCAGGTCGGAAAGAGGTGCTCCTAGCGTTGCTCGCGCTATGGATTGGCTAGCGGGTGGTGTTGCACCTTTTGTACTGGTTATGTTTGGTGCTTTTTTAACAAACCTGTTAAGAACCTGGCCATAGAACCCCTTATTTTTAGTTGCGGTGCTGGCGGTTTTTTCGAGCACCTTCTGAATCCCCTTGTAGGATTGCGTGGCTATAAGGGGAAGCGCTGCAACCATCGCCGCATACCCCAAATACTCTCCCCATTTACTGGCTGTCTCATTATTGCCGGCCACTGCCACTGCGTTGGCGATTGTCGAGCCAGCAGAGAGCGCGGTACCCACTGCGATCAGCGCAAAGGAGGTGCCCGCTGTAAAAAACAATGAAATGGTTCCAATGGCAACAAACACCGCTCCCACCGCCACGGAAATCCAGCCACCAAGCCCCCCCCGCCATCCGTTGGCAGGGGAGTGTCCTCGTCCGATCGCCGCAATCTACCACTCCAGCCGATCGCCTCGTGTCCCGTGGGATCACGCAGGGCAATCGGGTTGCCTAGGCAGTAGGTATAAGGGTTCACGCCGCCACTGCCAAACGGGCTCAGCGAGTCAGGACTGTGGAAACGCATCAGGCCCGGGTTGTAAGCCCTGTAACCCCGGCCCAGCAAATACCAGCCACTGGCGTCATCGCGCATCTCTCCATTGAACGCCAGCAGGCTTCGCAACGTGTCGTCGCTGTGACGTTCCCCGTAGGCGCTGTAGACGGCGGTGCGCAGGTCTCGTTGTCGGCTTTCACCGATGACGCTTTGGTTCGCGTCGGCCAGCAACAGTAATGTCTGCGAATCGTCCGAGGTTTGTTGCCCCAGTGGACCGTCAACGTGATGAAGGAGGTGGGTCTGGT
The sequence above is drawn from the Pseudomonas sp. St316 genome and encodes:
- a CDS encoding autotransporter outer membrane beta-barrel domain-containing protein, translating into MSTPKVFTLHPLFRALKLLSIPPLLLVAEVAYARVLIPGEVVFIDGSTATDNYVLNGESTLNAEGANTRDIVVNSSTLNLERSNVNATGANGVHLNSGRATIGSSIITSDRVGLAVSRDPAGTQGSVATVSDSTIVGGTTGVTVTDLSELTLVRSIVQGTGANAAGLRLFGGTATATDSIISGARNGIEIGGDAGLSTPDTLTLNNTHVEGLNGSAIVVDTLGLGATTANISVNNGSTLSASNGILMDVRRGAEGNLQVSASTLVGDIVADDSSTANVNLSNAATLTGNLVNVQNLGIDSNARWVMVGDGEVENLVMNGGAIQFGNPGEFFKLTVDTLSGSGGTFYMHTDFTTGQVDTLTVNGAATGDHTIAIDSSGSEPVGAGAIPVVHIGSGDATFSLAGGEVDLGAYSYDLIQQGNNDWYLNTASRTISPGTRSVIALFNAAPTVWYGELSSLRSRMGEVRMDHGKAGGWIRAYGNKFDVSASSGVAYKQVQQGLSFGADAPLPIGDGQWLVGVLGGYSKSDLDMSRGTSATVDSFYLGAYTTWIDEHSGYYFDGVLKFNRFQNESDVQLSDGRKTKGEYDSHAVGTSLELGRHIKLADDYFVEPFTQLSGVVIQGKDYDLDNGLSAEGSRSHSLLAKAGATAGRNFKWDDKVVQPYVRAAYVHEFANNNDVKVNDNRFNNDLSGSRGELGLGVAMSVTEKVSIHADFDYSNGNKIEQPWGANVGVRYLW